Proteins encoded by one window of Candidatus Sumerlaea chitinivorans:
- a CDS encoding Alpha-amylase, which yields MKFWTDFRRSLALIGLTTCIASAYAGPVMLQYFESRWETIEKKMPDVFVSGYTAFWVPPPGKGDTGGYSVGYDVYDRFNLGSAFDQTLYGTESAVKQFVRTAHTAGLDVYFDYVVNHNGFRDMSTPGFDAAGGYPGFVLTLPNDIDGDFHSAFASGLWEMRLAGLIDIAQEKNHVFIRHPVVPDPLNIPRQTPRPENRRFYPDRDLTPNSLGIYPFNLTNPMAGDPVPENATGLLLRYTQWMLEVIGADGFRIDAARHIPPWYFSAFFDNVCYQRGRPNLDGSPRTPYSFSEDFTGDFNELRQYIRKDGFGNRDVLDFPLFFTMQSVFNAGGFGDMRQLEYASVDGIDGNANDGSVGVTFVASHDEPAPALDNLAYAYILTRTGYPIVYFNAKEFGTGRSFPKDGRGDALGGDYGDLIPRLVDIARRYAKGAYYTRWIDENVFVYERDNSLLVGLNDRGDAGYDTRTVYTNFRNVTLVELTGNATDPVVNANGDIFSTITIGNDGMATIRVPRNRTNSVTHNRGFVMYGLATPNQTQTIAPVTQVLAPETTAVPNGIRRHTPLHVVTGTTFSVTVQTDASVAEDNALIRLDGGVPIDANPGLFITSGEFAGFEEFTEIHSPRASGGSGTYKLTINTNGLAEGMHFLDTVAFRPRPSGTPAAYSSKRSVIYLDRVPPPVTLLYPSTTGTSDIQSQSYTVVAQCPDFTANSMHIFFDLPPSYDFLGNVNASNQMTRVDRNEFRYTWNGITPGNHSITIVAFEPTGNSSVTRFEPIHAALPQPDMAFGIDFDFNPTATNFQPVPATISSRTYPYDFVVRVKNVGLSFPADYTVSLEVDGVRYDAVPYDSSLLPPVGRLVQNDQNLSDTWDEFRFRWSGYSRGIHNFVARARLTSGTAPENSMSAIVTVPDSVAAPPITIVSPTPGTTLNAPTALSVVLSTDLTARSALAYISVDGVQQLIQVKNDFTSTTVTLSATSGNYATGDASAQLNLHDGTFPIRALVATGPDGSGIVAEAETSVTITGMGGSSTPTNPAPVIDGSIAEFFDRAPFAVSAADGAGNSPAVADFGADGSLTELHGRVWNDVLYLAVRGDMFNGVDPNLNATIVYIDVDAGTGSGAKTLTPPTDLGDSSTHMRQLVSNSGFTLNSALRAQGIGFDAAVIVDGTNPFEAKIFGFGSGGVSGTTTTLAELQGAVAFGRGLGSYPGASGTTIAGPSGFEVAIPLAQLGYPNPRSMRFVVVTTSDTSFPSPNTLPENAQNTFDSVQVLDAVAQFPQVPAVLLNEVNNGVPDWVELYNPTSSSVDLSQWWLRWGDANGQTGYVPLTGLTLPANDYRVVSDGALSPPSPGLVLSTNLPWYPQRAGSATLLDPYGIPTDYVRWQSLDYQTFSDEPPAGTTFMGWGIGFDAPVANRTLSRDVNSTDTDTQYDWSLNGPTPAARNETVAVDASWVLYE from the coding sequence ATGAAGTTTTGGACTGATTTCCGCCGATCCCTTGCTCTCATTGGACTCACGACCTGCATCGCGTCCGCGTATGCGGGGCCGGTGATGCTGCAGTACTTCGAGAGCCGATGGGAAACCATTGAAAAGAAGATGCCCGATGTCTTCGTCTCGGGGTATACGGCATTCTGGGTTCCTCCCCCCGGTAAAGGTGATACCGGCGGATATTCGGTGGGCTACGACGTCTATGACCGATTCAACTTAGGGTCGGCATTCGATCAGACGCTTTATGGGACAGAGTCGGCGGTGAAACAGTTTGTTCGGACCGCGCACACAGCCGGTCTCGATGTCTACTTCGACTACGTTGTCAATCACAACGGTTTCCGCGACATGAGTACGCCGGGCTTCGACGCTGCCGGCGGATATCCGGGCTTTGTTCTGACGCTGCCCAATGACATCGACGGCGATTTCCACAGCGCGTTCGCGAGTGGGCTGTGGGAGATGCGACTGGCGGGACTTATTGATATCGCACAGGAGAAAAACCACGTCTTTATCCGCCATCCAGTAGTGCCAGACCCTCTGAACATTCCTCGCCAAACACCACGACCTGAGAATCGGCGCTTTTACCCAGACCGCGACCTTACGCCGAACTCGCTGGGAATTTACCCCTTCAACCTTACCAACCCCATGGCTGGCGATCCGGTTCCAGAGAACGCAACGGGCCTCTTACTCCGTTACACGCAGTGGATGCTTGAGGTGATCGGTGCCGACGGCTTCCGGATTGATGCGGCGCGCCATATTCCGCCGTGGTATTTCTCGGCATTTTTCGATAATGTATGCTACCAGCGTGGTCGGCCAAACCTCGACGGCAGCCCCCGTACACCCTACTCTTTCAGCGAGGACTTTACGGGCGACTTCAACGAACTGCGCCAGTATATCCGCAAAGACGGGTTCGGCAATCGCGACGTCCTCGATTTCCCGCTCTTCTTCACGATGCAAAGTGTTTTCAATGCCGGTGGATTCGGGGACATGCGGCAACTCGAGTACGCAAGCGTGGACGGGATTGATGGCAATGCGAACGACGGCTCCGTGGGGGTGACCTTTGTCGCGTCGCACGACGAGCCAGCCCCGGCACTCGACAACTTGGCTTACGCCTACATCCTCACGCGTACCGGTTACCCGATTGTCTATTTCAACGCGAAGGAGTTTGGCACGGGCCGGAGCTTCCCGAAGGACGGGCGCGGCGACGCCCTTGGAGGCGATTATGGGGATTTGATCCCGCGGCTCGTGGATATCGCCCGGCGCTATGCCAAAGGCGCGTACTACACGCGCTGGATTGACGAAAACGTTTTCGTCTACGAGCGCGACAACTCTTTGCTCGTGGGACTGAACGACCGAGGGGACGCTGGATACGACACGCGCACGGTATACACAAACTTCCGCAACGTCACCCTCGTGGAGCTCACGGGCAATGCGACCGATCCAGTCGTGAATGCCAATGGAGACATTTTCTCCACCATTACGATCGGCAACGACGGGATGGCAACCATTCGAGTCCCGCGCAATCGCACCAACAGCGTGACCCACAATCGCGGTTTCGTTATGTACGGTTTGGCGACACCCAACCAGACCCAGACGATCGCGCCTGTGACGCAGGTACTTGCGCCAGAAACTACGGCTGTGCCCAATGGGATTCGGCGCCACACGCCGCTGCATGTAGTGACCGGCACGACCTTCTCTGTGACCGTCCAAACCGATGCGTCGGTGGCCGAGGATAACGCCCTGATTCGTTTGGATGGTGGGGTCCCCATTGACGCAAACCCTGGCCTCTTTATTACATCGGGCGAGTTCGCAGGGTTCGAGGAGTTTACGGAGATTCACAGCCCACGGGCTTCGGGTGGCAGCGGCACATACAAGCTGACGATCAATACCAATGGGCTAGCTGAAGGCATGCATTTCCTCGACACCGTGGCGTTCCGACCGCGTCCCTCTGGAACTCCGGCCGCGTACTCCTCCAAGCGCTCTGTCATTTATCTGGATCGAGTCCCTCCGCCCGTAACGCTCCTTTATCCGAGCACAACGGGCACAAGCGATATTCAGTCGCAAAGCTATACGGTGGTGGCGCAATGCCCGGACTTCACAGCAAACTCGATGCACATTTTCTTCGACCTGCCGCCAAGCTACGATTTCTTGGGCAACGTCAACGCCTCGAACCAAATGACGCGCGTGGATCGCAATGAGTTCCGCTACACATGGAACGGCATCACCCCGGGCAACCATTCGATCACCATTGTGGCGTTCGAGCCAACGGGCAACTCGAGTGTGACGCGGTTTGAGCCGATCCACGCCGCGTTGCCTCAACCGGACATGGCATTCGGCATTGACTTCGATTTCAATCCGACTGCGACCAATTTCCAGCCGGTTCCAGCCACTATCTCCTCGCGCACCTATCCTTATGATTTCGTGGTGCGAGTGAAAAACGTCGGGCTGAGCTTCCCGGCCGACTACACTGTCTCGCTTGAGGTGGACGGAGTTCGTTACGATGCCGTGCCGTATGATTCAAGTCTGCTGCCGCCTGTGGGGCGCCTCGTGCAGAATGATCAAAACCTCAGCGACACGTGGGATGAGTTCCGCTTCCGCTGGAGTGGTTATTCGCGTGGGATTCACAATTTTGTGGCGCGAGCGCGCCTGACCTCAGGCACGGCGCCCGAGAACAGCATGTCGGCGATTGTGACCGTGCCCGACTCGGTGGCAGCGCCGCCAATCACGATCGTCTCCCCCACACCGGGGACGACGCTTAACGCGCCCACGGCTTTGAGTGTCGTGCTGTCCACGGATCTGACGGCGCGAAGTGCGCTCGCCTACATTTCTGTGGATGGGGTCCAGCAGCTCATTCAGGTGAAGAACGACTTTACTTCCACAACCGTGACACTGAGTGCGACATCTGGAAATTACGCAACAGGCGATGCAAGCGCTCAACTCAACCTACACGATGGGACGTTCCCCATCCGCGCACTTGTAGCCACCGGCCCCGACGGGAGCGGCATTGTGGCTGAAGCAGAGACTTCCGTCACGATCACGGGTATGGGAGGGAGCAGCACACCAACCAATCCGGCTCCGGTCATTGACGGTAGCATCGCCGAGTTTTTTGACCGCGCTCCGTTCGCTGTTTCTGCGGCCGATGGGGCAGGCAACTCGCCGGCTGTGGCGGATTTTGGCGCAGATGGCAGCTTGACCGAACTCCACGGCCGGGTCTGGAACGACGTCCTGTACCTCGCGGTGCGGGGGGATATGTTCAATGGTGTTGACCCCAACCTGAACGCGACCATTGTCTATATTGACGTGGATGCGGGCACCGGTTCGGGGGCAAAAACCCTGACACCCCCGACAGATCTTGGGGACAGCTCGACCCACATGCGCCAGCTCGTCTCGAATTCGGGCTTTACGCTGAATTCTGCACTGCGCGCGCAAGGAATCGGGTTTGACGCAGCAGTCATCGTGGACGGCACAAATCCCTTTGAAGCCAAGATCTTCGGCTTTGGCTCGGGAGGCGTGTCGGGCACGACCACCACCCTCGCCGAGCTTCAGGGTGCGGTTGCGTTTGGCCGCGGCTTAGGTAGCTATCCGGGTGCCTCGGGAACCACCATTGCCGGCCCGAGCGGATTCGAGGTGGCAATTCCTTTGGCGCAGCTTGGCTACCCGAACCCACGTTCAATGCGCTTTGTGGTTGTGACCACCTCTGACACAAGCTTCCCCTCGCCGAACACGCTGCCCGAAAACGCACAAAACACGTTCGATAGCGTACAGGTGCTCGACGCTGTTGCGCAATTCCCGCAGGTACCGGCCGTGCTCCTTAACGAGGTGAATAATGGTGTGCCCGACTGGGTCGAACTCTACAACCCCACGAGCTCAAGCGTCGATCTGAGTCAATGGTGGCTGCGGTGGGGGGATGCCAATGGCCAAACGGGCTACGTTCCACTCACCGGGCTAACGTTACCGGCAAACGATTACCGGGTCGTGAGTGACGGGGCGCTGTCTCCCCCATCGCCGGGACTTGTCCTCAGCACGAATTTGCCGTGGTATCCGCAGCGGGCAGGCTCCGCAACTCTTCTGGATCCGTATGGGATTCCCACGGACTACGTAAGATGGCAGTCGCTGGACTACCAAACCTTCTCGGACGAACCGCCAGCAGGGACAACCTTCATGGGATGGGGGATTGGCTTCGATGCACCGGTTGCGAATCGCACCTTGTCGCGTGATGTGAACTCCACGGACACCGATACCCAATACGACTGGTCGCTCAATGGCCCGACCCCCGCTGCACGCAACGAGACAGTGGCGGTGGACGCCTCATGGGTCTTGTATGAATAA
- a CDS encoding Response regulator, with amino-acid sequence MNSTLKTIPAPKKVLIVDDNKIYRDAFRRNLMLRNCTVVEAENAEDALQKIREEQPDIVITDLQMRTEKEGLELIQQIKSNYPLLPVIMISAVGTFEEGAQAQQLGAHTVISKSAIEKEIEHLYSALENAYHALQRDREHEAILQAARMAASGGTAPDPALVEQLRGLLTAPAVHPYIRQEAFNIYLELDEQALKSKAQQAAVAAGLATPASIEEIEQSLKEEMESYLTFDADTRDTLRTAEFLFRHSSEQLPAPVDFTRNIGFSYCFAVENEVKSRLHKRLQKLLGSETTYSLITEMLEPNRQSVSVYYQQYILRLLRGYEWDITIDNLCQTFRRMLEHQARYKPDGLKALGIIVLVFGRDYSWSKIDPNKKKREVRVANPLNVRGLADDAELMRFVELLVKLQHFRNPYIHPEISELEKISVIRKSAFECLMLASKIN; translated from the coding sequence ATGAACTCAACGCTGAAAACGATTCCCGCGCCGAAAAAGGTTCTTATTGTCGACGACAACAAAATCTACCGGGATGCGTTTCGCCGAAACCTCATGCTCCGCAACTGCACGGTCGTGGAAGCGGAAAATGCTGAGGATGCCTTGCAGAAGATCCGGGAAGAACAACCCGATATTGTCATCACCGATCTTCAAATGCGCACGGAGAAGGAAGGGCTGGAGCTCATTCAACAGATCAAGTCCAACTACCCGCTGTTGCCCGTCATTATGATCAGCGCTGTCGGGACGTTTGAGGAAGGGGCTCAAGCTCAGCAGCTTGGGGCGCACACGGTCATCTCAAAAAGTGCGATCGAAAAAGAGATTGAGCACTTGTACTCGGCGCTTGAAAACGCATACCACGCGCTCCAGCGAGATCGTGAGCACGAGGCAATTCTGCAAGCGGCGCGCATGGCTGCAAGCGGCGGCACTGCACCCGATCCGGCCCTTGTTGAACAACTCCGCGGACTCCTGACGGCTCCTGCGGTTCATCCCTATATCCGTCAGGAAGCATTCAACATTTACTTGGAACTCGATGAACAAGCTCTAAAAAGCAAAGCCCAGCAGGCCGCGGTTGCCGCAGGCTTGGCCACGCCCGCCTCCATTGAGGAAATTGAGCAGTCGCTCAAGGAAGAGATGGAGTCCTATCTCACGTTTGACGCTGATACGCGTGACACTCTTCGCACCGCAGAGTTTTTGTTCCGGCACTCAAGTGAGCAGCTACCCGCACCCGTAGACTTCACACGTAATATCGGCTTTAGTTACTGCTTCGCGGTTGAGAACGAGGTGAAAAGCCGACTTCATAAGCGGCTCCAAAAACTTCTCGGTTCCGAAACAACTTATTCTCTCATCACCGAAATGCTCGAGCCGAACCGCCAGAGCGTCTCGGTGTACTATCAGCAATATATCCTCCGGCTTTTGCGCGGGTACGAGTGGGACATCACAATTGACAACCTCTGCCAGACGTTCCGGCGCATGCTCGAACATCAAGCCCGTTACAAACCTGATGGGCTAAAAGCGCTTGGAATTATTGTGCTGGTCTTTGGGCGAGATTACTCGTGGAGCAAAATCGATCCCAATAAGAAGAAGCGGGAAGTGCGAGTCGCAAACCCGCTAAACGTGCGAGGGCTGGCGGATGACGCGGAACTAATGCGATTCGTGGAGCTGCTCGTCAAGCTTCAGCACTTCCGCAATCCCTACATTCACCCGGAAATCAGTGAACTTGAGAAAATCAGCGTGATTCGCAAAAGCGCGTTTGAGTGTCTCATGCTCGCGAGCAAGATCAATTAG